A portion of the Helicobacter pylori NQ4053 genome contains these proteins:
- a CDS encoding ribonucleoside-diphosphate reductase subunit alpha, producing the protein MITVVKRNGRIEPLDITKIQKYTKDATDNLEGVSQSELEVDARLQFRDKITTEEIQQTLIKTAVDKIDIDTPNWSFVASRLFLYDLYHKVSGFTGYRHLKEYFENAEEKGRILKGFKEKFDLEFLNGQIKPERDFQFNYLGIKTLYDRYLLKDANNHPIELPQHMFMSIAMFLAQNEQEPNKIALEFYEVLSKFEAMCATPTLANARTTKHQLSSCYIGSTPDNIEGIFDSYKEMALLSKYGGGIGWDFSLVRSIGSYIDGHKNASAGTIPFLKIANDVAIAVDQLGTRKGAIAVYLEIWHIDVMEFIDLRKNSGDERRRAHDLFPALWVCDLFLKRVLEDAMWTLFDPYECKDLTELYGQDFEKRYLEYEKDPKIIKEYINAKDLWKKILMNYFEAGLPFLAFKDNANRCNPNAHAGIIRSSNLCTEIFQNTAPNHYYMQIEYTDGTIEFFEEKELVTTDDNITKCANKLTSTDILKGKPIYIATKVAKDGQTAVCNLASINLSKINTEEDIKRVVPIMVRLLDNVIDLNFYPNRKVKATNLQNRAIGLGVMGEAQMLAEHQIAWGSKEHLEKIDALMEQISYHAIDTSANLAKEKGVYKDFENSEWSKGIFPIDKANNEALKLTEKGLFNHACDWQGLREKVKINGMRNGYLMAIAPTSSISILVGTTQTIEPIYKKKWFEENLSGLIPVVVPNLNVETWNFYTSAYDIDAKDLIKAAAVRQKWIDQGQSINVFLRIENASGKTLHDIYTLAWKLGLKSTYYLRSESPSIDEKSVLDRSVECFNCQ; encoded by the coding sequence TTGATTACAGTGGTTAAACGAAACGGGCGCATTGAGCCTTTGGACATTACCAAAATCCAAAAATACACTAAGGACGCTACGGACAATTTAGAGGGCGTGAGCCAAAGTGAGCTGGAAGTGGATGCGAGGTTGCAATTCAGGGACAAGATCACTACTGAAGAAATCCAACAAACTTTGATTAAAACCGCTGTGGATAAGATAGATATTGACACGCCCAATTGGAGCTTTGTCGCCTCAAGGCTTTTTTTGTATGATTTATACCATAAAGTGAGTGGTTTTACAGGGTATAGGCATTTGAAAGAGTATTTTGAAAACGCTGAAGAAAAGGGCCGCATCCTTAAGGGCTTTAAGGAAAAATTTGATCTAGAGTTTTTAAATGGCCAGATCAAGCCTGAAAGGGATTTCCAATTCAATTATTTAGGGATTAAAACCTTGTATGATCGCTATTTGTTAAAAGACGCTAACAATCACCCTATTGAACTGCCCCAGCACATGTTTATGAGCATTGCGATGTTTTTAGCGCAAAACGAACAAGAACCTAATAAAATCGCTTTAGAATTTTATGAAGTTTTAAGCAAGTTTGAAGCGATGTGCGCAACCCCCACTCTAGCGAACGCGCGCACCACCAAGCACCAATTAAGCTCGTGTTATATTGGCAGCACGCCGGATAATATTGAGGGGATTTTTGACAGCTATAAGGAAATGGCGTTGTTGTCCAAATACGGCGGAGGGATTGGCTGGGATTTTTCTTTGGTGCGCTCTATTGGGAGCTATATTGATGGGCATAAAAATGCGAGCGCTGGCACGATCCCATTTTTAAAAATCGCTAATGATGTGGCGATTGCAGTTGATCAATTAGGCACACGAAAGGGCGCGATTGCGGTGTATTTGGAAATCTGGCACATTGATGTGATGGAGTTCATTGATTTAAGGAAAAATAGCGGTGATGAAAGGCGAAGAGCGCATGATTTGTTCCCGGCCCTTTGGGTGTGCGATCTGTTTTTGAAAAGGGTTTTAGAAGACGCGATGTGGACTTTGTTTGACCCTTATGAGTGTAAGGATTTGACTGAGCTTTATGGGCAGGATTTTGAAAAACGCTATTTAGAGTATGAAAAAGATCCCAAAATCATTAAAGAATACATTAACGCTAAAGATTTATGGAAAAAAATCTTAATGAATTATTTTGAAGCCGGCTTGCCTTTTTTGGCCTTTAAAGATAACGCCAATCGGTGCAATCCAAACGCTCATGCAGGAATCATTCGATCGTCTAATTTATGCACGGAGATTTTTCAAAATACCGCACCCAACCACTACTACATGCAAATAGAATACACCGACGGCACCATAGAATTTTTTGAAGAAAAAGAGTTGGTAACGACAGATGATAATATCACTAAATGCGCTAACAAGCTCACTAGCACGGATATTCTAAAAGGCAAACCAATCTATATCGCTACTAAAGTCGCTAAAGATGGGCAAACGGCGGTGTGCAATCTAGCGAGCATTAATTTAAGCAAGATCAACACCGAAGAAGACATTAAAAGGGTCGTGCCGATCATGGTCAGGCTTTTAGACAATGTGATTGATTTGAATTTCTACCCTAACCGCAAAGTCAAAGCCACCAATTTACAAAATAGAGCCATAGGGTTAGGGGTTATGGGTGAAGCGCAAATGCTCGCAGAACACCAAATCGCTTGGGGGTCTAAAGAGCATTTAGAAAAAATTGACGCTTTAATGGAGCAAATCAGCTACCATGCGATTGACACGAGCGCGAATTTAGCGAAAGAAAAAGGGGTTTATAAGGATTTTGAAAATTCAGAATGGAGTAAGGGGATTTTCCCTATTGATAAAGCCAACAATGAAGCCTTAAAGCTCACCGAAAAAGGGCTTTTCAATCACGCTTGCGATTGGCAAGGTTTGAGGGAAAAAGTCAAAATTAATGGCATGCGTAATGGCTATTTAATGGCGATCGCTCCCACAAGCTCCATTTCTATTTTAGTAGGCACAACCCAAACGATTGAACCCATTTATAAGAAAAAATGGTTTGAAGAAAATTTGAGCGGGCTAATTCCAGTTGTAGTGCCTAATTTGAATGTAGAAACCTGGAATTTTTACACATCAGCCTATGATATTGACGCTAAAGATTTGATTAAAGCAGCGGCCGTGCGCCAAAAGTGGATCGATCAAGGCCAAAGCATTAATGTGTTTTTACGCATAGAAAACGCTAGCGGTAAAACCTTGCATGACATCTACACGCTCGCTTGGAAATTAGGGTTAAAATCCACTTATTATTTGCGCAGCGAAAGCCCTAGCATAGATGAAAAAAGCGTGTTGGATCGATCGGTGGAGTGTTTTAATTGCCAATAA